A region of Micromonospora chokoriensis DNA encodes the following proteins:
- the bsaP gene encoding biotin synthase auxiliary protein BsaP: protein MTTTGPWCDRCGEPATATAHPACATARQLEPPRFCPRCRRRMKVQVLPVGWSAICVEHGDVRG, encoded by the coding sequence ATGACGACGACCGGGCCGTGGTGCGACAGGTGCGGTGAGCCGGCGACGGCCACCGCCCACCCGGCCTGCGCCACGGCTCGTCAGTTGGAGCCGCCCCGGTTCTGTCCCCGGTGCCGGCGTCGGATGAAGGTCCAGGTGCTGCCGGTGGGCTGGTCGGCGATCTGCGTCGAGCACGGCGACGTGCGGGGCTGA
- a CDS encoding GNAT family N-acetyltransferase produces MLRGRAVTLRPATEADVRALAAIRAEPEVRRWWRGSDDLTGAVRADLGDDDLHVYAIEHDGQVVGAIQWYAETDPDYRHASLDVFLDPAVRGAGLGVDAIRTLARHLIDEYGHHRFTIDPAAANSAAIRAYAKVGFRPVGVLRRYERGEDGRWHDGLLMDLLADDLVE; encoded by the coding sequence ATGCTGCGTGGGCGGGCGGTGACCCTGCGACCGGCGACGGAAGCGGACGTGCGGGCCCTCGCGGCGATCCGGGCCGAGCCGGAGGTCCGTCGGTGGTGGCGCGGCAGCGACGACCTGACCGGCGCCGTCCGCGCCGACCTCGGCGACGACGACCTGCACGTGTACGCGATCGAGCACGACGGCCAGGTGGTCGGCGCGATCCAGTGGTACGCCGAGACCGACCCGGACTACCGCCACGCCAGCCTGGACGTCTTCCTCGACCCGGCGGTACGCGGCGCCGGTCTGGGTGTGGACGCGATCCGCACCCTGGCCCGGCACCTCATCGACGAGTACGGCCATCACCGTTTCACCATCGACCCGGCGGCGGCGAACAGCGCCGCGATCCGCGCGTACGCCAAGGTGGGTTTCCGTCCGGTGGGGGTGCTGCGCCGCTACGAGCGCGGCGAGGACGGGCGGTGGCACGACGGTCTGCTGATGGATCTGCTCGCCGACGACCTGGTGGAGTGA